Proteins found in one Miscanthus floridulus cultivar M001 chromosome 4, ASM1932011v1, whole genome shotgun sequence genomic segment:
- the LOC136548616 gene encoding uncharacterized protein — protein sequence MAAMQATLAALIPPPPPPQQPAPPPPPQPSQLQAIFPYGMPQTSGTGVPLHLLRWPASSSPIPLWAMGSTTPPIYTMATTPTPSATAVAASSRAHQPPPTSSIGYGGTNGTLL from the coding sequence ATGGCGGCCATGCAGGCGACCCTGGCCGCCCTCATCCCACCACCTCCCCCTCCACAACAgccggcaccaccaccacctccacagccGTCGCAGTTGCAGGCGATCTTCCCCTATGGCATGCCCCAAACCAGCGGGACGGGGGTGCCCCTCCACTTGCTGCGGTGGCCAGCCTCGTCGTCTCCCATCCCGTTGTGGGCGATGGGCTCGACGACTCCGCCCATCTACACGATGGCCACGACCCCTACACCGTCGGCAACCGCGGTCGCGGCGTCCTCCAGGGCACACCAGCCGCCCCCGACCAGCAGCATCGGCTATGGAGGGACGAACGGTACCCTCCTATAA
- the LOC136551658 gene encoding uncharacterized protein: MLNTLTVVAIIKIPLRTLLKMLRRCQMLPFLHRSLQIPLLHLLSSGSHHRDASGKAANPSSRKRLTFSDETPDQLPDKDSEEKGTPTAEVDDNTTVAAQNSDAVGKDATPEKKRSRGEQPLVQESG; this comes from the exons ATGCTGAACACTCTGACAGTGGTGGCGATAATCAAAATACCTCTCAGAACACTTCTCAAGATGTTGAGGAGGTGTCAGATGTTGCCCTTTCTTCACCGCTCCTTACAGAT ACCACTCCTCCACCTGCTATCATCGGGGAGCCACCATCG TGATGCTTCTGGAAAGGCGGCTAATCCTTCTTCGAGAAAGAGGTTGACCTTTTCTGATGAAACTCCTGATCAG CTGCCAGACAAGGATTCTGAAGAAAAGGGGACCCCTACAGCTGAAGTAGACGACAATACCACGGTCGCCGCACAGAACAG TGATGCAGTCGGAAAGGATGCCACTCCTGAAAAGAAACGTTCTCGTGGAGAGCAGCCTTTAGTTCAGGAGAGTGGGTAG